GCACCATATTTACGAGGCCTCGCATGGATCTACCCTCACGCTATATTCGCTCCCCTCACCCTAAAACAACTATGAGACCAGACCAAGGGGCTTTTCAAAGGGTCTTAGATCGAGGTTGGATCGCGCAGTACAAGATTCACGGTCATCGTGCACAATGTCACTTAAGCGCAAATACCAGTGATCCCGTCTTGGTTTATAATCGCCAAGGTAAGCTTCATAAGAAAGAACTTCCTGACGTCCTCTGTCAGGAATTACGCCGATTATTCGCCCCGCAGGATGGATGGACAGTCATTGAGGGTGAGTGGCTTAAAGGCCAGGATAAGATTTTCCTGTTCGATATATTACGGAAGGACGGCCAGTTACTCAATCATCTCTCCTATGGTGATCGCTATGAGTTTTTACCTAGGGTGTATCAATCAGATAACGTAGAGACTCTAGGGATTTGGCGATCCGCTGCCCAGTGCTTTTCCCTGATCGAAGAAGCACCGCCGTATGTTGAAGGCTTTGTATTGAAGGCGTGGTCGACGAAAGGGTTTCACGACACTTCTGTGATCCGTTGCCGATGGCCTGGGCGTTCGATTCATTAACCACATCGCGAGTGCGTTTTTGAAGCTGGGCCCGCTAAAGGACCCAGATCGAATGAAGGACTTACTGCTTCTCGGCACTAGCGAGAGCGGGCTTGGTATCGGGGGACTTGGTGATGCTGCCTTCAGATTCCACTATTTCAGCAATCACATTCTTCTTCTTATCGTCCGTCTCAGCCTTCATCTTCTTTGAGTTCGGGCAAGCGAAGCTCAGTGAAGGAACAAGGCAAAGGCTAACGATGATGGGGACCAAAGATTTCATGTCAACTCCTAACATGTAGTTACGACCCGGAGGTCGACGGTTACCACTCTTACTCTCGTCAATGGTGGCCTTAGTCTTCAATGCATTAATCCATGGCGCCAACGGCTCGGTTTGAAAGTCAGTGAATTCTGAAGCTTATGGGGCATGTTCGGAAAAATATTCCGGCTTGAAATCTGCTCAATGGCGTCTGCCATGGGACTCTTATCTGCGACTTAACCATGCAACGGGGGTAGAAGGTGCTGAATTTGCTAGCAGATTTTTCCAAGAATTCGCAGGTACTTCCAGAAAAAACTAAAGACCTATGGCGTATTTTTTTGCCATTGGGCTTTAACTTGTAGACTAGGTGCCGACACCCAGGGAGCTAAGAGAATGTTAACAAATTTTTTTGGAGCCCTCATGAAACGAATTTTTTTCGCAATTCTAATGTCTTTGTCCATGACTTCTTGTGTTCACATCGCTGGGGTTAGTGCTTCCAACGTTACAGCAGACAAGGGTCGTCAAGTGATGGCATCAACGTCTGGCATGGGTTTTCTATCCCTAACAACTCCCAACGCCAAATCACTAGAGGCTAGTGCGATTGCTCAGTTAAAGCAAAAGGGTGCGACTAAGAATGTAACGACTCGTCTTGAAATGAGAAACTTTATAATTGTGCAGATGTATTCAGTGACAGCAACTGGTGAAAAGTAATTAAGTGGAATTTGGCAGCAAGAAAGAGCCGCCTAGGCTCTTTCTTATATCCCACAAGCACATCTAGTCGTCAACACCATGCTCTATGATCAAGCGATCGGCAGATGTTTGGTCTTCTAGGTTGGACAGCACAAACCAATACACTCCAGAATCCCAGTAGAAGTCCACAAATACCTGAACATATGAAGTTACACGGGGATCACTAACCCCAACGATCTTAAGTTTTTCTCCCTGAAATACATTCACACGGCTTCTATGATTAAGACCATGCAAGGCAAGTTTTTGGAGGGTAGATTCATCATTGATACCACACCCTGCTTCCGATTGGTTGAAGCGAATACGTTCCACTAGGGAGGTGTACTCTTCTCGGTTGTTCAGAATGTAGGTGGCAAGGGCTTGGCTCTCAGGCTGAGATAAACCGCTATGAACTAAATCTTTCTCTAGATCAGCAATGACCACGGATGGTTCAGGGGCAAGGGTTGGTATACTTGCACATTCAGGATCTTGATAGCTTGCCAAATTTGATTGATTCTTTGGCTGACATGCGAAAATAAACAAAATACTTAGAGATAACAGGCTGTGACTGGCTTTCATTTCAACTCCTATTTAACGTAAGAACAGCAAGGATGGACAAGGTCTTCTCAACGACACCACTGCAAAATCTGCGCGAAGTGCAGGGCTGTTGATGAAAAACATCAATCATTCCAAGAGTATCTAATGTTGATATGCTGTCTATCTAAAACGAGCGTTTGCCAAAGTCAGTGGTTCCAGCGCTTTAGCATAGGTAGACATCCAGCACTGTGTTGGACAGCGCTGGGTAGGAGCTAATGAACCATGAAACTAATGTAAAAGCCACGGACATCTGTAAATAATGAGTTCCTAAGAGCCAAGGCGGATGAGGCAGATGATGGGTCTGTGATCAGACGGAGCGAAGGCTCCTTCCTGATACCAATCGAGGTAACAGGTATCAGCTGAAATATTTGAGCCCATGATATAATCCAGCTGAACGTCCATAGCTCCCCAAGAATTAAATGTGTTGCCCCAAAAGAGGTTTATTAGTGGAGTTTCCTGAAGAAGGATTTTGATCGCTAAAGTTCCAGGATGAGCATTAAAGTCACCAGCAATGATAGTGGGAATTTGCCAGTTATTATTGATATAAGGTAGATTGTCTCGAACTGCTCCAGCCGATCCATTTTGTGCGTTGGTATCCACTCCCCAATGAGAGCTAGAAAAAATCAGTTGCTCCCCTGTAGCGATGCGGCGAAGTTTAACCCACTCAGCAAATCGATCACCCCACTTGTCATCCACGAGATTTACGGTTCCCGATGCAAGAAATTCAAAGCGATCGTTCCTAAAAAACATCTGATTTCTTGGGGAACTACTCAGTTGGGGAAATCGAGAGCGAATGAAATCAAACTGCTGCCATGTGGCCTCCTGAATTCCAAGTAAATCGGGGTCTTGATACTTGATAGCATGAACTACCTCTTGTTTTCGCGCTTGCCAGTTCTGCTCACCTGGGTCGTTAGCCAGTTCAGTTCTAACATTGAAAGTCATAACTTTTAGTGAGCGATATTCGTTGTCTTCAGAATAGGCAGAAGGATTTGCAAGTGCCATCCCATGAATGACTAGCAGCTTCACGAGTCCATTGCGGATTCTAAGCATAGTTACTCCATAAAAAATAGGGTCCTTGAATTTTGATGACACCTTAAAGACTTTCTAGTTTTCAGAACAGCGAAATATTATAAGGATTTTATTAACTAAACGTTACGTTTAAGTGTTGCTAGATGACAGTGATAGACAGGTATTTTTGTGTTGGCTGAACACAGGCGAATGATTGTTCTATAAAACTAACATGAGTTTTGAGTTGCATTTCTTCACGAGAGTTTAACGAGAGGGTGAGGAGGACTTGCCGTGAGGCAAGTCAAAGCGTGTGATCTTATTCTGGGGTTACCCTGAGCTGGGTTTCTTGGTTTTCATCACAGGAACTCAGATAAATCTGAAGTTTCTGAGCAGACGTTTTCAAGCTTTTGCTAAATCGTAAGCATAGATTGTTTGCTTTATTCCTAAACTCAAGGTTACCACGATATAGTGCCTTCACTTTCCAGTAGTCGCCGTCGCTGCCATCGCAAGCCCTATGATAAACGTTGAAGCCTTTGCCAAAACGTTGAGTCGAACTACCGTGCACACATGTGTTATAGCGCCGTGAAATCATTTTGTAATAACCAGGGTTGCTCCGCGACTTATGGAATATGTAGACGTCTGCATCGTTTTTCGGTCCATCAACTTGATAAATTTCTTTGCCCGGTCCAGCTTTGTAGTAGCTGCTGGCATGCATTAAAGTTGATGAGTGAGCATTGGTAAGGGTTCCATGCTGAGGTAGTTCAATCGTACTCGTATCTTTCAGTGGTACGCAGTAAAGCCCTAATCCCTGGCTGATATCATCGGAGCCATAGCCGTCTTCAATCTTGCAATAGGGGGCGTCTTGGTCAAGATAGGACCATAGTGCTCGGATACCGATTTCGTCATCTCGTTGTAAGCCGTCAACCAGCCAGAGGTTATTCATAATCGCTTGCGGTTGATCCTGGAGTTCTTGGCGGCCAGGCTCATTATAAGTATCCGCGAGACCTAGCAAGTGACCATACTCGTGAAGCACTAGCTTATAGAAATCACTAGCATCCAAAAAGACTCTCTGACCTTCAATAATCAGCATCCCATGCCACATGTTTGCATAGCTGCGGCGGATTTTTTGATCGATGACAATCTTGATTTTATCTTCGTGTCGGCATTCCCACCAAGTTGATTGATAGTCAACGGCATCATCCTTTGTACAATAATCATCAGTATCGCCATCTACAAAATTCACCCTTAGATTTTTGTGGGTCCAGTCGGGGTGTTCTGCCAAAGCGTTGTTCCAGTCGGACAAGGCGCGGGTTATGCTGTCCTTTACCATCTGGTCTGTAGCTATTCCAATAGGCTCATCGAAGTTTTTATAGGAAAGTACGACATTGAGCGTTCCCTGAGTTCGTTGCAGGGTGTAGAGGGTCGAAAAGCTTTCGAACGACGATTTAGGATTTTTATAGATCCCATATTTGGGGCTGGAGGTTTCTGGCTCGCCACAGCTAACTAAAGAAGAGATGAGTCCGAGGCACAAGAAAAAATTCTGTATTTTTAGCAAGATGAATGTCCTTTCCCGAGACGTTTGAGGGCCGTCAATATTTCATGTTTACTCATCAAAGTAAATACTCGAATTATTTACACGACAGCCCTCAAACAGTGGGAGCTTAGTGACTCACTTGCAAAGATCGATTATTGTTCTTATAAATCCGGCCCTCCTTCATCACAAAATGAATCTGCCCCATGGCATTGATGTCTTTCAGAGGGTTGTCCTTTGTGGCGACAATATCGGCTATTTTTTTACTCTCGATAGAGCCCAAGCTGTCTTCTTGTTTGAGAAGCTTTGCAGCATGGATCGTTGCTGATTGAATAGCCTCCATGGGGCTCATACCCCCTTTCACCATCAGTCCGAATTCCTGCCAGTTGTCACCATGGGAGGATACGCCGCTGTCGGTGCCATATGCGATTTTAACGCCGAAGTGATAGGCCTTACTAAAGGTAGTGAGGATCAGAGGTCCGATCTGTGCGGCCTTGGGTCGTACCAGATCAGGAAAGAAGCCTGATATTTTGGATTTTTCAGCAACCCAATGTCCGGCGAGTATGGTTGGGACATAGTAAGTCCCCTTTTGCTTCATGAGCTTCATGATCTCCTGATCCATGTAGGTGCCATGTTCTATGGAATCGACTCCAGCAAGAATCGCTCGCTTCATTCCCTCTTTACCGTGAGCGTGCACTGCCACTGTAAAGCCATAGTCTTGTGCAGTTTTCACGATGGCATCCAGTTCATCTTTTTGAAACTGAGGGTTCTGACCACTTTTAGCAACGCTAAGCACTCCTCCAGTTGCTGTAATCTTGATGAGATCAGCTCCCTCCTTATAGCGTTGGCGCACCGCTTTGCGGGCTTCCGTTGCGCTATTGATCACCCCGCGAGCTGCTCCGAGGTCGTGCATATCAGTCAAGCGATTGCCGTTGCTTGGGTCTGCATGTCCACCTGTTGTTGCGATGCTCTTCGTTGCTGTGAAAATACGAGGTCCTGGGTACAGGCCCTTGTTGATAGCTTCCCGAACTGCCACAGTTATATTTCCAGTGTCTCCCAGATCGCGGATTGTCGTGAAGCCGGCCATCAAGGTTTTTTCTGAGTTTTTAAGGGCCATGATCGTGTAGTCAGCGGGATTTAGCGTGTACTTTTCTAGGTAGGTCTTTGGCCCGAACTCAAAGGATACATGAGTATGCATGTCCATCAAGCCCGGCAAAATGTAGGAATCGCGAAGGTCGATCAGTTGCTCCCCTGAGGCTGGGCTTTGGTAGCCAGACTGAACCTTAGTAATACGAGACCCTTCGATATGAATCGAAACTCGCTCCCTTGCCTGATTCGAAACGCCATCGATCAGGTGGCCAGCATGTATGATTTGCCGTTGGTTTCCCAAGCCAACACTGCTACATATAAGTAGGGTGATTGTAACCACAAGCTTCATATTGAACTCCGTTGGTGTGTAAGTTTTTCTGAACTTATGACAGCTTGGCAACGGAGGCAATAGATCGGCGAACTTTTCTGCTAGTCCCGAGGTTTTTCGCGATTCGGGTGGCCAATAATGCCTCGGGGTCTACGGCTTTTGAAGTGCTCGATACTAGCTTTTTGCGTTCGCTTGAGCTGCATCAGAAACACTTCGTCTCGCCAGACATCTGGTAGAAGGCGAGCTAACTTTCTCAAGTTCACAGGCAATGCGGCTACCAAGGCCAAGGTTATTTCTTTCTTGTCGCGATGGCTCAGATCAAAACTTTCCATAACATAGATAAAAAATTGAGTCGGTGTGACGAAAATGAGTTTTTGATGCTTAGTTTCGATGTTAGCCAGAGGCGGGCTTGCCAATGATCGTGGTGGTCGACTAATCTCAAGTTCCCATTGGCGCCAGCGATAGAAGCGATTGCGAAATCGGATGGCTCCAAGTTCTGTGAGAGCTTGATCCAATTGCATGCGGGCCTTCGGTGAAATGACTTCGTAGTCCGAGGCTTCGAACTCGATATCATCAAATAATGCGATGAGCGGTACATGAGGGGATTGGTGGAGTAAAATTTTTTGTGAGCAAAGCAAATCTATCAATTCCTGGCGCTCTGCCAACGAGCTTGTGGACAAACGTCTATCCAGCAGGTCACTAGGCAGGGGTGGAACACTCCATTGGTTTCTCAGCCGAAGTTCCGTACTTTCATCGGAATGAGTCTGCTTATACGAACCAACTAAAAAGCTTTGACCGCGAGTTTTCACTAGCCATGAGGTTTCGCCCTCGTCATCTGTTTGGGTGGTTACATGAAATCCGTGTTGGAAAGTTTCATCTAATGATAGCCAGGGCACTGACCAGGGACCCGCATGACTTGTAAAAATAAACCGGCAGCCGAATGTTCGGAATATTTCCTCGGCTGCGCTGCTTAGGTGATGACTCGTTCGGAATGGAAATACTTGTTTCACCCCGCCGCGATCAATGAAAAACTGGCGGAAGCTCCCTGGGCGAGGTGGGAGGCCGATGAGTGTATTGCCGTGGACTCCAATAAACAAGTAGCAGATGGAATAGTGACCCTCAGACTCTTGGGCGATAGCGCTCAAGTGTTCGTTGATTTTGATCGTCAGACCTTGATTCTGGCCTCTTATGCGATCCCAAAGTTCTTTTATCATCCCCGCCTCCTGCTTTTCGTTATCGGCTGCTTCCTCAGTCTAGTCGATCATCGGAGCGCTGGCGCAACTTTTTTCGTGGCATGAGAATTGATTTTAGGGAGGTTGAACCTAGGGACTGTTGACGTTTGGAACACAAGCATCTGATATGCCTTGATAAACGCAATCCGTTGGCGCTCGCCGTCACCATATTGCCAACATGTCTCTTCCTCGCTTATAGGCCTATCTTCATCCAGCAGCCTGCTTTTGCGGCGGGCTGATTGAAACCTATAATTTATCTTAACTTGGGTCTATTTTCTTGCGACGACTAAGGATCTATGGGAGGACTAAGCTAACGATCTTATTTTCCTAGGGCTTTGGATATGAAAATCGCCATCGTCGAGCGCAACAGTGATATGCTTGATATTTATCGTGAGTTATTCCTCGATTTACCGGTAAGAACAGATTCATTCCAAGTTTTAGATCCTAGTAAAATCGTAGGTGGCGCTTACGATTTATTGGTTTCGCACTTGGGTCTGCCTTATAAGAGCAATCTGGATAGAATTCAGCGGATTCGACACGCAGCTCCCCATCTACCAATCGTCATGATTTCTGGCTGTATTGAATATAGCGTGGACGAAATGATGAAACGAGGTGTCAGTCGAGTATTCTACAAACCAAAAGATCTGCTCGATGCAATGGCCTGGATTCATCAGATGGTGATGCGGGATCAGGTGGTGAACCACCCGACAATGGTGGCCACATCATTTTGAAAGGGATAACGTCTTCTTTTCGAGGCTTTAGTGTGGCGGTTGTTGGACGATCTCATCGATAAGGGCTTTTAGGTAGCCAGGCATAACTGTATAGTTTAGTGTCGACATGTAAATAGGCGACTTATCGTGTTTTGGCAACTCGACTACATTGAGGTCAGGCTCGAAGCGCAGCATGTGATCGGGCAATACAGCAATCCCTAAGCCTTCTTTGACGAATCGAAGCATGGACGTTATGGAATTTACTTCAATGATTCGCCGCGAATGCTTCTTGCTAATTTTCAGGATTAAATCTTCCTGGTTGTAGATGATCCAGCGTTCTTCGTGCAGCTTCTCCATATCAATCGGTTTCGCAGAGGCAATCTTACGAGACTCCTCGAAGATGAGCCGAGAGGTCATAATATCATTTTGTACGTTAAACGGCGTGAAGATGATATCGTACTTGCCTTGACTTAGTCGGTCCTGGAGTTTTTGGAAATTGGCAATTGAGATCTTCACATTATTGTCGAACTTTTGATAGTAGCTCAGTAAGACGTCGGGAAACCAGTTTTCAAGAAGGCCATGAATGATGCCGACCCGAATCTCTTTCTGATGGTCTTCTTCAAGGGCTTCGTCGATCTGATTCACAAACCCTAAAGCAATTTCAAAGATTTCTTTACCCTTAGGGGTCAGGGTGATTTGCTTGGAAGACCTCAGGATCAACTCATCGTTGATGCTCTCTTCGAGTAGTTTGATCTGGCGGCTAACAGCGGATTGAGCAATGTTGAGTTCTTCGGCAGCCTTGGAGAAGCTTCCGTGTTTGGCGGTGGCGATGAATGCCTTCAAATATCTAAAATCCATAAGAAATCCTCTACTTGTACAGAATTCATTATGTCAAAATTTCAAAAAAAAGCTAGAGCCTAGTCTAGGATATCTAAAAATCTGATAGTAAATATGAAAAAATTGAATTGGATTAGAGACTTAGTGAGCTGCTAGGTATAGCAACCTATAGGGGATAAGCCTTCATGTGTTTAGATTTCTAAATAGATTGATGGCAGATTGGTTAGGGAAATGCCTTGCTTTTAAGCGAGGCATTTTATTTTTCGTACCAATCGAGAGTTCAACATTCAATACACACCTTAATCTATGTCGACTGTGACATGCTCACCAATACTCGTGACATTTTCAATCCGGATCTGGCGGACTTCACCGTCGCGGAAGCGGTACTGAGCTTTTAGAGTTTGAAACTGAGGATTGAACTCCAAGGTGCAAAGACTTTGCTCTTTGATTTCTGGATAAGAGCGTATGGCGCGTATAACGAGTGTTTCACCTTGTTGCTGAGGTGACAGTTCAACATTCACATCTCGGGCCTGACACGGATTCGCACCCACCATAACCTGAGCTTTGAATTCATAGGCTTTGTAGTCTGGGTTGATACCAGCATTGACTGGCTCAACGCTAGCTCTTCTGATAACAGAGTCTGCCGTCTTGATTTCAGATGCAACAATCTCGATATCTTCCGCTTGGGTAAAGCGAAGGTAGAATCCTGCACCTCTTAGGTGGTCTGGGATAGTAAAAATTTGCCTGGTTCGCATCAGACGTTCGCAAACATAGTCTGTGTCAGTCACATCACGAATGGTTGCAGCACAGGTGGCTGGTATTTCGCCGTTGCAAGAATTGATATCCATTGCAAACTGTCTTGGTTGGCATCCGCCTGCATGAGAAAACTCGACCTCTACCTGATGATTGCTTTGGTAGCTTGCTTCGTGAACGTAGATCGATGAAGTTTGTTGTACTGGGGCCGCTTGGAACACGGTACCTAAAATAAGTGCATTTAAAATTGTCATTGGGTATTCCCTCACCAAAAGTTATGCATTGTTTCTAACAGCGAAATTTCTAGAGAGGAAGGCTTGGCCAGCCAGTCTAGAAAAGTAAATGAAGCCAAAACCAAGAATTTACATTGCTCCCTTCCTCAAAAAAATTTTTGATAAAACATTCCCTGTGGATTCGTAAAGACTTGAACACTATCGCAGTTCTATTCTATGAGTGGGGTTGAGTTACTCTAAGAAATAATTAAGAGACACAGCCTATGACAAAAGTTGCATTTATCACTGGTGCATCCACGGGGATCGGTCATGAACTCTGCCTACAGTTGGCCGATCGTGGCTACGATATTGGAATGGTGGCACGACGGGAGGATCTACTCAAAGAGCTCGCGGCCAAGGTAGAGGCCAAGGGGCGTCGTGCCGTGGCCTGTCCGTGCGATGTGGTGAATCGAGACCAAGTGCAGGACGCTGTTCGGCAAGTGAGCCGGGAGCTGGGGCAGATCGATTTGTTGGTGGCCAATGCTGGAATCGGTGTCGACCAGCCCATACAAAGCTTCGACCCAGAGCTAGCCAAAAAGATCTATGAAGTGAATGTCATCGGGTTGATGGAAACTATCGCTGCTGTGCTCCCTGATATGGTAGCCCGTCGCCAGGGGCATATCGTTGGGGTCGCGAGTCTTGCGTCATACATAAGTTTTCCTAAGACATATGTATACTGCGCTAGCAAGCATGCGGTTCGGGCTCATTTGGATGGGCTCCGTTTGGAAGCCCATAGCTTTGGTATCAAAGTTACCACTATTTGCCCTGGGTTTATCAAAACCCCTCTCACCGCAAAGAACAAGTTCAAGATGCCGTTTCTAATGGAGGTCGATGATGCTGTGAGATTGATGATTGACGGTATTGAAAGTGGCAAGAAGGTGATTAACTTTCCTCGTCGGCTTTACTATCTGATCAGAATTGCGAATCTGCTTCCAGAAGCTTTAAAGCGTAGGGTATTGAGCAACTAGATACCCAGAGACTGAACCCCTGGGTGAATCGTTAAGGCTAGAGCAATGCGCCGATGCTTAGGATGGCGACACCTACTGTGGTACCCTTGGCTACGTCATTCTCTGCGAAGTTCTGAAGATCATCTAGTTGGTTCTGTAGTTCTGATGCAGCAGCAGGAATATTGGTCGTGGTGCTAGTGCTTGCAGAGCCCGAAGCAGCAGCATGAACCGCCGCCAAATCGAAACCGATATAGAAGACCCCGAATCGGCCCATGGTGCCGAAGCCAGCTTTCGTTATAGTACTCTTCGTCTCGATGGTGCCGTTAGCTTCCGCACCAAGGCTGGAATCACGAAGGCTGTAGGCGAAGTCTACAGTTCGCTGTCCGACTCCTGCAAAGAAGTTCATGCCGAAGATTAGGAAAAAGCGGGCATCGATGGTCATCAAGCTGACGTCAGCTTCAAGCTTCTCCACAGAGATGTCAGCTGATCCGACGTCTGCGATATCGGAAAAGTCTCCACTTCCAGCAGCATAGTGGGCTCCAACGGTGATTTGCCCCATATCGTAAAAGATATCAGCTCCCATTGTTGGAACTGGGAGAACTCCTAGTCCCGCATTCAGGCCCAGACCGATCGATGCGATCGCTGGATTGGCGCAGGCAAGCCCTACCAGCAGGCTGAGAGTCATCACTAGTCGTTTAATTGTAAGGTTCATAGTTCTCTATCCTTATCGACGATATATTCCTCAGTAAGGTTCGGACTTCAGGCCCAAAACTTGATTCTGTTTTTTGATGTAAATATTCACCGCCTAAAAAGTGGGTGAGCTTAGCCAAGATTTGAATCTCATTAAGAAAATGAATAAATGCAAAAACCCTGAAATAAAATATGTAAATTCTTACTCTTAGAATATATTTGAATGCCTAGGGGCAAGAAGACGCAAGAGGTTTTTAGCCTTAAGCAACCTTTTCTTTAGACTGCTGCGGACTGAGTTTAAGTGTAATCTTCACTTCGGTACCAGATAAATTAGGGTCCTCCCCATTGGGATTCGGGCCTATGGCCATAGTCCCCTCCATAAGACCGACGAAGCGGTGGACTTGCTGCAAGCCAAAGCCCGTGCCGTCCTCTCCTAGGGTACCTTTGTTAGATCGGATGTGCTGATCAAAACTTCGAATGGCCTCAAGTTTTTCGGGAGGGATACCCACTCCGCAATCAGCGATGGCGATCTCGATCTGATCTTGGTTCACTTTGATAGACCAGTCAATGGAGTCATCATAGCTTGAGTACTTAATCGCATTGGAGATGATATTAGAAAACACGCAATAGGTAAGGGCTGTTGTATCTGCTCTAACCTTAGTATCCTTAAACTGCTCCTCATCATGAACAGTCCAACGAAGGCCTTTCGCTCTTAACTTGCCTTCGAAAATATCCATGGTTGCCTGAATACACTCCATGAGATCGATGTCTTCCAGCTTTAGCTCCTTTTTGTTGAGCCGAATGGCCTCTTGTTTGTTCACCATATCGATAATTTGGTCCATTCGCTGAGCTGATTGGTGAATCTTCTGCAACAGCTTCTTCGGGGGGACGCTGTTCTCTTCATGGACCAGCAAATCTAAGTACCCCATAACGGTTGTCAATGGGTTGCGTAAGTCGTGGCTAAAAACATGAACAAGAGAGGTGAGGGCTGCCGTCCGCTCCTTCTCTAAATTTACCAAAGCTTCCTTTTTCTCGGACTCCATCGATTGAATCAATAGATCTTCCTTTATCTGCTGGTGCTCTTTCTTTAAAATTTTATGTTGCTTGAGAAACACTAGAGTAAAACAGATAACATGAATACAACTTCCGATAAGTATTAAATTGGTGCTAAACCAGTATCGGGGAATTATGTTTTGAATCGTGAGGACGTATCCAGCAGTACCCACGATGATACTCAGCCAACCGATGGTGAGAAGACGGTGGCCGTTGACCCGGTGACTGAATGGCAATACAAATAGCAGTAGACCTATGATCATGAAGCTGGCAATAACCAGTCGGATGCCTTCGTTTAAACCAGGATTAGCCGTGAAAAGCGATATGATTCCAAGCACAAAAAAAACGGCCGTATAGGCCTCACACAGGTAATAAAGGAATTTTAAGTTGAGTTTCAGCCTTAGCAGGTGACTCAGCAATTTAGCAAGGCACATGATAGAGACAGCACCCATGAAGCCACTCAAGTTATAAGTTCCCCAAGTGAGAGCCGGGCCCTCGAAAAAGTAGCGAATGAGTCCTGAATTGGCAAATATCGTGACCATGAGGGTATGGATATATATGAGATAGTAGCTAAGGGTGGTTTGTCGTAAGCCGATCCACATGCCGCTCGATAGATATACGGTTACCAGGAGAATACCGATGGCAAGGCCAAGGGTCACCAACGATAGCACCCCCTCCTTCCACAGCAGCTCAATGGTGTGAAGATTTAATTCATAGAAATTATTCCAGTTCACGAGCTTAACAACATAGTTCGATGTCCCTGGCGG
This is a stretch of genomic DNA from Pseudobacteriovorax antillogorgiicola. It encodes these proteins:
- a CDS encoding metal-dependent hydrolase family protein — its product is MKLVVTITLLICSSVGLGNQRQIIHAGHLIDGVSNQARERVSIHIEGSRITKVQSGYQSPASGEQLIDLRDSYILPGLMDMHTHVSFEFGPKTYLEKYTLNPADYTIMALKNSEKTLMAGFTTIRDLGDTGNITVAVREAINKGLYPGPRIFTATKSIATTGGHADPSNGNRLTDMHDLGAARGVINSATEARKAVRQRYKEGADLIKITATGGVLSVAKSGQNPQFQKDELDAIVKTAQDYGFTVAVHAHGKEGMKRAILAGVDSIEHGTYMDQEIMKLMKQKGTYYVPTILAGHWVAEKSKISGFFPDLVRPKAAQIGPLILTTFSKAYHFGVKIAYGTDSGVSSHGDNWQEFGLMVKGGMSPMEAIQSATIHAAKLLKQEDSLGSIESKKIADIVATKDNPLKDINAMGQIHFVMKEGRIYKNNNRSLQVSH
- a CDS encoding LysR family transcriptional regulator; amino-acid sequence: MDFRYLKAFIATAKHGSFSKAAEELNIAQSAVSRQIKLLEESINDELILRSSKQITLTPKGKEIFEIALGFVNQIDEALEEDHQKEIRVGIIHGLLENWFPDVLLSYYQKFDNNVKISIANFQKLQDRLSQGKYDIIFTPFNVQNDIMTSRLIFEESRKIASAKPIDMEKLHEERWIIYNQEDLILKISKKHSRRIIEVNSITSMLRFVKEGLGIAVLPDHMLRFEPDLNVVELPKHDKSPIYMSTLNYTVMPGYLKALIDEIVQQPPH
- a CDS encoding sensor histidine kinase, encoding MDPDRAWDVQDVLKRTFEPPHAGPYKLRQSNSAIWLRFQLTNPIEVSQTLILNSSAVFNVEFQLFKVVGDKAEPSGKEFKFHRPAIRMTIPPGTSNYVVKLVNWNNFYELNLHTIELLWKEGVLSLVTLGLAIGILLVTVYLSSGMWIGLRQTTLSYYLIYIHTLMVTIFANSGLIRYFFEGPALTWGTYNLSGFMGAVSIMCLAKLLSHLLRLKLNLKFLYYLCEAYTAVFFVLGIISLFTANPGLNEGIRLVIASFMIIGLLLFVLPFSHRVNGHRLLTIGWLSIIVGTAGYVLTIQNIIPRYWFSTNLILIGSCIHVICFTLVFLKQHKILKKEHQQIKEDLLIQSMESEKKEALVNLEKERTAALTSLVHVFSHDLRNPLTTVMGYLDLLVHEENSVPPKKLLQKIHQSAQRMDQIIDMVNKQEAIRLNKKELKLEDIDLMECIQATMDIFEGKLRAKGLRWTVHDEEQFKDTKVRADTTALTYCVFSNIISNAIKYSSYDDSIDWSIKVNQDQIEIAIADCGVGIPPEKLEAIRSFDQHIRSNKGTLGEDGTGFGLQQVHRFVGLMEGTMAIGPNPNGEDPNLSGTEVKITLKLSPQQSKEKVA
- a CDS encoding SDR family NAD(P)-dependent oxidoreductase; translation: MTKVAFITGASTGIGHELCLQLADRGYDIGMVARREDLLKELAAKVEAKGRRAVACPCDVVNRDQVQDAVRQVSRELGQIDLLVANAGIGVDQPIQSFDPELAKKIYEVNVIGLMETIAAVLPDMVARRQGHIVGVASLASYISFPKTYVYCASKHAVRAHLDGLRLEAHSFGIKVTTICPGFIKTPLTAKNKFKMPFLMEVDDAVRLMIDGIESGKKVINFPRRLYYLIRIANLLPEALKRRVLSN
- a CDS encoding endonuclease/exonuclease/phosphatase family protein, which gives rise to MLRIRNGLVKLLVIHGMALANPSAYSEDNEYRSLKVMTFNVRTELANDPGEQNWQARKQEVVHAIKYQDPDLLGIQEATWQQFDFIRSRFPQLSSSPRNQMFFRNDRFEFLASGTVNLVDDKWGDRFAEWVKLRRIATGEQLIFSSSHWGVDTNAQNGSAGAVRDNLPYINNNWQIPTIIAGDFNAHPGTLAIKILLQETPLINLFWGNTFNSWGAMDVQLDYIMGSNISADTCYLDWYQEGAFAPSDHRPIICLIRLGS
- a CDS encoding response regulator, with product MKIAIVERNSDMLDIYRELFLDLPVRTDSFQVLDPSKIVGGAYDLLVSHLGLPYKSNLDRIQRIRHAAPHLPIVMISGCIEYSVDEMMKRGVSRVFYKPKDLLDAMAWIHQMVMRDQVVNHPTMVATSF